Proteins encoded together in one Streptomyces sp. B1I3 window:
- a CDS encoding dihydroorotase — translation MSKTLIRGAKVLGGEPADVLIDGETIARVAPSIEAGDATVIEADGRILLPGLVDLHTHLREPGREDSETVLTGTRAAAIGGFTAVHAMANTFPVADTAGVVEQVWRLGKESGYCDVQPVGAVTVGLEGKQLAELGAMHDSAAGVKVFSDDGKCVDDAVIMRRALEYVKAFDGVVAQHAQEPRLTEGAQMNEGVVSAELGLGGWPAVAEESIIARDVLLAAHVGSRVHICHLSTAGSVEIVRWAKSKGWNVTAEVTPHHLLLTDELVRSYNPVYKVNPPLRTEADVMALREALADGTIDCVATDHAPHPHEDKDCEWAAAAMGMVGLETALSVVQQTMVDTGLLDWAGVADRMSLRPAAIGRLEGHGRPVSAGEPANLTLVDPAYRGSVDPAGFASRSRNTPYEGRELPGRVTHTFLRGRATVVDGKLA, via the coding sequence ATGAGCAAGACCCTGATCCGCGGCGCGAAGGTCCTCGGCGGAGAGCCGGCGGACGTCCTCATCGACGGGGAGACCATCGCCCGCGTCGCGCCGTCCATCGAGGCCGGCGACGCCACCGTCATCGAGGCGGACGGCCGGATCCTGCTGCCCGGCCTCGTCGACCTGCACACGCACCTGCGCGAGCCCGGCCGTGAGGACTCCGAGACCGTCCTCACCGGCACCAGGGCCGCGGCGATCGGCGGCTTCACGGCCGTGCACGCCATGGCCAACACCTTCCCCGTCGCCGACACCGCCGGCGTCGTCGAGCAGGTCTGGCGGCTCGGCAAGGAGTCCGGCTACTGCGACGTGCAGCCCGTCGGCGCCGTCACCGTCGGCCTGGAGGGCAAACAGCTCGCCGAGCTCGGCGCCATGCACGACTCCGCCGCCGGGGTGAAGGTCTTCTCCGACGACGGCAAGTGCGTCGACGACGCCGTGATCATGCGCCGCGCACTGGAGTACGTGAAGGCGTTCGACGGCGTCGTCGCGCAGCACGCCCAGGAGCCCCGGCTCACCGAGGGCGCCCAGATGAACGAGGGCGTCGTCTCGGCCGAGCTCGGCCTCGGCGGCTGGCCCGCCGTCGCGGAGGAGTCGATCATCGCCCGCGACGTGCTCCTCGCCGCCCACGTCGGCTCCCGGGTGCACATCTGCCACCTGTCGACCGCCGGGTCCGTGGAGATCGTCCGCTGGGCCAAGTCCAAGGGCTGGAACGTCACCGCCGAGGTCACCCCGCACCACCTGCTGCTCACCGACGAGCTCGTACGGTCCTACAACCCCGTCTACAAGGTGAACCCGCCGCTGCGCACCGAGGCCGACGTCATGGCCCTGCGCGAGGCGCTCGCCGACGGCACGATCGACTGCGTCGCCACCGACCACGCCCCGCACCCGCACGAGGACAAGGACTGCGAGTGGGCCGCCGCCGCCATGGGCATGGTGGGCCTGGAAACCGCGCTCTCCGTGGTCCAGCAGACGATGGTGGACACCGGCCTCCTCGACTGGGCCGGGGTCGCCGACCGGATGTCGCTGCGTCCCGCGGCCATCGGCAGGCTCGAGGGACACGGCCGGCCCGTCTCGGCGGGTGAGCCTGCCAACCTCACCCTGGTCGATCCGGCATACCGTGGAAGCGTGGACCCCGCGGGCTTCGCCTCCCGCAGCCGCAACACTCCCTACGAGGGTCGCGAGCTGCCGGGCCGAGTGACGCACACCTTCCTGCGGGGCCGTGCCACGGTCGTCGACGGGAAGCTCGCGTGA
- a CDS encoding aspartate carbamoyltransferase catalytic subunit, with translation MLRPPGGNPRTPRHLISAADLTRDDAVLILDTAEEMARVADRPIKKLPTLRGRTVVNLFFEDSTRTRISFEAAAKRLSADVINFSAKGSSVSKGESLKDTALTLEAMGADAVVIRHGASGAPYRLATSGWIDSAVVNAGDGTHEHPTQALLDAFTMRRRLVGADAGLGRDLEGRRITIVGDILHSRVARSNVHLLATLGAQVTLVAPPTLVPVGVGQWPCEVSYHLDDVLPKSDAVMMLRVQRERMNAAYFPTEREYSRRYGLDGERMAKMPEHAIVMHPGPMVRGMEITAQVADSDRCTAVEQVANGVSTRMAVLYLLLGGSETALPSAAARTEENNA, from the coding sequence ATGCTGCGCCCTCCCGGCGGAAACCCCCGGACCCCCCGTCACCTCATCTCGGCCGCAGACCTCACCCGCGACGACGCCGTCCTGATCCTCGACACCGCCGAGGAGATGGCCCGGGTCGCGGACCGGCCGATCAAGAAGCTTCCCACCCTGCGTGGACGTACCGTCGTCAACCTCTTCTTCGAGGACTCGACCCGGACCCGCATCTCGTTCGAGGCCGCCGCCAAGCGCCTCTCCGCCGACGTCATCAACTTCTCGGCGAAGGGTTCGTCCGTCTCCAAGGGCGAGTCGCTCAAGGACACGGCCCTGACCCTGGAGGCCATGGGCGCCGACGCCGTCGTCATCCGGCACGGGGCCTCCGGAGCCCCCTACCGCCTGGCGACCTCCGGGTGGATCGACAGCGCCGTCGTCAACGCCGGTGACGGCACGCACGAGCACCCGACCCAGGCGCTGCTGGACGCGTTCACGATGCGCCGCAGGCTCGTCGGGGCCGACGCCGGACTCGGCCGGGACCTCGAAGGCCGCCGCATCACGATCGTCGGCGACATCCTGCACAGCCGGGTGGCCCGCTCCAACGTCCACCTGCTGGCCACGCTCGGCGCGCAGGTCACCCTCGTGGCCCCGCCGACCCTCGTGCCCGTCGGCGTCGGGCAGTGGCCCTGCGAGGTCAGCTACCACCTCGACGACGTGCTGCCGAAGTCCGACGCCGTGATGATGCTGCGTGTGCAGCGCGAACGGATGAACGCCGCGTACTTCCCGACCGAGCGCGAGTACTCCCGCCGCTACGGCCTGGACGGCGAGCGCATGGCGAAGATGCCGGAGCACGCCATCGTGATGCACCCCGGGCCCATGGTCCGCGGGATGGAGATCACGGCCCAGGTCGCCGACTCCGACCGCTGCACCGCCGTCGAGCAGGTCGCGAACGGAGTCTCCACCCGCATGGCCGTCCTGTACCTGCTGCTGGGCGGATCAGAGACCGCCCTGCCGTCCGCCGCCGCCCGTACCGAGGAGAACAACGCATGA
- the pyrR gene encoding bifunctional pyr operon transcriptional regulator/uracil phosphoribosyltransferase PyrR, protein MDAQHDRTGNAARPVLEAPDVARVLTRIAHEIVERAKGADDVVLLGIPTRGVYLARRLAGKLEEITGRSTPVGSLDITMYRDDLRMRPARALARTEIPGEGIEGRLVVLVDDVLFSGRTIRAALDALGDIGRPRAVQLAVLVDRGHRELPIRADYVGKNLPTSLRETVKVQLAEEDGRDAVLLGVEQTVPAGEQ, encoded by the coding sequence ATGGACGCACAGCACGACCGCACCGGCAACGCGGCACGCCCCGTACTCGAGGCTCCCGACGTCGCCCGTGTCCTGACCCGCATCGCCCACGAGATCGTCGAACGCGCCAAGGGCGCCGACGACGTGGTGCTGCTCGGCATCCCGACGCGCGGGGTCTACCTCGCACGCCGGCTCGCCGGGAAGCTGGAGGAGATCACCGGACGCAGTACGCCGGTCGGCTCACTCGACATCACCATGTACCGCGACGACCTGCGGATGCGCCCGGCGCGTGCTCTGGCCCGCACGGAGATCCCCGGCGAGGGGATCGAGGGCAGGCTGGTCGTCCTGGTCGACGACGTGCTCTTCTCCGGCCGCACGATCCGCGCCGCACTCGACGCGCTCGGCGACATCGGCCGGCCCCGTGCCGTGCAGCTCGCGGTCCTCGTCGACCGCGGCCACCGCGAACTCCCGATCCGCGCCGACTACGTCGGCAAGAACCTCCCCACGTCGCTGCGGGAGACGGTCAAGGTCCAGCTCGCCGAGGAGGACGGCCGCGACGCCGTGCTGCTCGGCGTCGAGCAGACCGTCCCGGCAGGCGAGCAGTAG
- the nusB gene encoding transcription antitermination factor NusB produces MAARNKARKRAFQILFEADQRGESVQTVLADWVRLSRTDERQPPVGEFTMELVEGYAQYADRIDDLIVTYAVDWEIDRMPVVDRSILRLGAYELIWADSTPDAVVIDEAVQLAKEFSTDDSPSFVNGLLARFKDLKPNLRREQ; encoded by the coding sequence GTGGCTGCCCGGAACAAGGCCCGCAAACGCGCCTTCCAGATCCTCTTCGAGGCCGACCAGCGCGGCGAGTCCGTGCAGACGGTCCTCGCGGACTGGGTACGGCTCTCGCGGACCGACGAGCGCCAGCCGCCGGTCGGCGAATTCACCATGGAACTCGTCGAGGGGTACGCGCAGTACGCGGACCGGATCGACGACCTCATCGTCACCTACGCCGTGGACTGGGAGATCGACCGCATGCCGGTCGTCGACCGGAGCATCCTGCGGCTCGGTGCGTACGAGCTGATCTGGGCGGACTCCACGCCCGACGCCGTGGTGATCGACGAGGCGGTCCAGCTCGCCAAGGAGTTCTCCACGGACGACTCCCCGTCCTTCGTGAACGGCCTGCTGGCCCGTTTCAAGGACCTCAAGCCGAATCTCCGCCGGGAGCAGTAG
- the bldD gene encoding transcriptional regulator BldD gives MSSEYAKQLGAKLRAIRTQQGLSLHGVEEKSQGRWKAVVVGSYERGDRAVTVQRLAELADFYGVPVQELLPGTTPGGAAEPPPKLVLDLERLAHVPPEKAGPLQRYAATIQSQRGDYNGKVLSIRQDDLRTLAVIYDQSPSVLTEQLISWGVLDADARRAVAHDEG, from the coding sequence ATGTCCAGCGAATACGCAAAACAGCTCGGGGCCAAGCTCCGCGCCATCCGCACCCAGCAGGGCCTTTCCCTCCACGGCGTGGAGGAGAAGTCCCAGGGCCGCTGGAAGGCCGTCGTGGTCGGTTCCTACGAGCGCGGCGACCGCGCCGTGACCGTGCAGCGCCTCGCCGAGCTGGCGGACTTCTACGGCGTCCCCGTGCAGGAACTCCTGCCCGGCACGACGCCCGGCGGAGCCGCCGAGCCGCCGCCGAAGCTCGTCCTGGACCTGGAGCGGCTCGCCCACGTCCCGCCGGAGAAGGCCGGACCGCTGCAGCGTTACGCGGCGACGATCCAGAGCCAGCGTGGCGACTACAACGGCAAGGTGCTGTCGATCCGCCAGGACGACCTGCGCACCCTGGCCGTGATCTACGACCAGTCGCCTTCGGTGCTCACGGAGCAACTGATCAGCTGGGGTGTGCTGGACGCGGACGCGCGTCGCGCGGTGGCCCACGACGAGGGCTGA